A genome region from Pseudomonas helmanticensis includes the following:
- a CDS encoding ATP phosphoribosyltransferase regulatory subunit — protein MATVDRWLLPDGIEEVLPPEAARIEVARRQVLDLFQSWGYEFVVTPHIEYLESLLTGAGQDLDLRTFKVIDPQSGRQMGFRADITPQVARIDAHTLRREGPSRLCYAGSVLHAQPRALSSSRSPIQLGAELYGDASPSSDVEVISLMLAMLQLADVPDVHMDLGHVGIYRGLARAAGLSGEVEQQLFDALQRKAIDEVITLTEGLPADLSGMLRALVDLCGGREVLSAARERLANAPAPVLAALEDLLAIAERLSARFPQLPLYFDLGELRGYHYHTGVVFAVFVPGVGQSIAQGGRYDDIGADFGRARPATGFSTDLKTLVTLGRAEIELPSGGIWMPDSTDAALWQQVCQLRSEGQRVVQALPGQPLAAARDADCDRQLIQQNGLWQVSPLAS, from the coding sequence ATGGCAACGGTAGACCGCTGGCTGCTGCCAGATGGCATCGAAGAAGTACTGCCACCGGAAGCGGCGCGCATTGAAGTCGCGCGTCGTCAGGTGTTGGATCTGTTCCAGAGCTGGGGTTACGAGTTTGTCGTGACTCCCCATATCGAGTACCTGGAATCCCTGCTGACCGGCGCGGGCCAGGACCTGGATCTGCGTACCTTCAAGGTCATCGACCCGCAATCGGGCCGGCAGATGGGTTTCCGTGCCGACATCACGCCGCAAGTGGCGCGCATCGATGCGCACACCCTGCGTCGCGAAGGCCCGAGCCGTCTGTGCTATGCCGGTAGCGTGCTACATGCCCAGCCGCGTGCCTTGTCGTCCTCGCGCAGCCCGATCCAGTTGGGCGCCGAGTTATATGGCGACGCCAGCCCGAGCAGCGACGTTGAAGTGATCAGCCTGATGCTGGCCATGCTGCAACTGGCCGATGTGCCGGATGTGCACATGGACCTTGGGCATGTCGGCATCTACCGTGGTCTGGCGCGTGCCGCCGGTCTGTCCGGTGAAGTCGAGCAGCAGTTGTTCGATGCGTTGCAACGCAAGGCCATCGACGAGGTCATTACCTTGACCGAAGGCTTGCCGGCCGATCTGTCCGGCATGCTGCGTGCGCTGGTTGACCTGTGCGGTGGCCGTGAAGTGTTGAGCGCTGCGCGCGAGCGTCTGGCCAATGCGCCGGCGCCGGTTTTGGCGGCACTCGAAGATTTGCTGGCGATCGCCGAGCGTCTGTCGGCGCGCTTCCCGCAGCTGCCGCTGTATTTTGATCTGGGCGAATTGCGCGGCTACCACTACCACACCGGTGTGGTGTTCGCGGTGTTCGTACCGGGCGTTGGCCAGTCCATCGCTCAGGGCGGTCGTTATGACGACATCGGCGCGGACTTCGGTCGCGCGCGTCCGGCGACAGGCTTCTCCACCGATTTGAAAACCCTGGTGACCCTGGGGCGTGCTGAGATCGAGCTACCGTCTGGCGGTATCTGGATGCCTGACAGTACGGATGCGGCACTCTGGCAGCAGGTTTGCCAGTTGCGCAGTGAGGGTCAGCGTGTCGTTCAGGCGTTGCCTGGACAACCTTTGGCCGCCGCCCGTGATGCGGACTGCGACCGGCAATTGATTCAGCAGAACGGGCTTTGGCAAGTATCGCCACTGGCTTCTTGA
- the hflC gene encoding protease modulator HflC — protein sequence MSNKSLIALIVGVVVVLVGWNCFYIVAQTERAVLLQFGRVVQADVQPGLHVKVPYVNQVRKFDARLMTLDAPTQRFLTLEKKAVMVDAYAKWRVKDAERFYTATSGLKQIADERLSRRLESGLRDQFGKRTLHEVVSGERDALMADITASLNKMAEKELGIEVVDVRVKAIDLPKEVNRSVFERMSTEREREAREHRAKGNELAEGIRADADRQRRVLLAEAYRESEEVRGDGDAQAAAIYSKAYGQDQEFYGFYRSLRAYRESFANKSDVLVLDPSSDFFRYLEKSKP from the coding sequence ATGAGCAATAAATCGCTGATCGCCCTGATCGTTGGCGTCGTTGTGGTATTGGTCGGCTGGAACTGCTTCTACATCGTCGCTCAGACCGAGCGTGCGGTGCTGCTGCAATTCGGTCGTGTGGTTCAGGCCGATGTTCAGCCAGGCTTGCATGTGAAAGTGCCTTACGTTAACCAGGTGCGTAAATTCGACGCACGTCTGATGACGCTTGATGCACCGACGCAGCGCTTCCTGACCCTGGAAAAGAAAGCCGTGATGGTCGATGCCTACGCCAAGTGGCGCGTGAAAGATGCCGAGCGCTTCTACACCGCGACTTCCGGCCTCAAGCAAATCGCCGACGAGCGTCTGTCCCGTCGTCTGGAATCCGGCCTGCGTGACCAGTTCGGCAAGCGCACCCTGCACGAAGTGGTGTCGGGTGAGCGTGATGCGCTGATGGCTGACATCACCGCGTCGCTGAACAAGATGGCGGAAAAAGAGCTGGGTATCGAAGTCGTCGATGTCCGGGTCAAGGCCATTGATCTGCCGAAAGAAGTGAACCGCAGCGTGTTCGAACGTATGAGCACCGAGCGTGAGCGTGAAGCTCGCGAGCACCGCGCCAAGGGTAACGAGCTGGCTGAAGGCATCCGTGCCGACGCCGACCGTCAACGCCGCGTGTTGCTGGCTGAAGCCTATCGTGAATCCGAAGAGGTTCGCGGTGATGGTGATGCCCAGGCCGCTGCGATCTACTCCAAGGCTTATGGTCAGGATCAGGAGTTCTACGGTTTCTACCGTAGCCTGCGCGCCTACCGTGAAAGCTTCGCGAACAAATCCGACGTCCTGGTCCTCGACCCAAGCAGCGACTTCTTCCGTTACCTGGAAAAGTCCAAGCCTTGA
- the hflK gene encoding FtsH protease activity modulator HflK, translated as MAWNEPGGNSNNQDPWGGKRRNNGDRKGPPDLDEAFRKLQESLNGLFGGGKKRGDDGGGSGKSSGGFGGLLGIGLVVLAAVWLYSAVYVVDEQEQAVVLRFGKYYETVGPGLNIYFPPIDKKYMENVTRERAYTKQGQMLTEDENIVEVPLTVQYKISNLQDFVLNVDQPEISLQHATDSALRHVVGSTAMDQVLTEGRELMASEIKERLQRFLDTYRTGITVTQVNVQSAAAPREVQEAFDDVIRAREDEQRSRNQAETYANGVVPEARGQAQRILEDANGYRDETVSRAKGEADRFTKLVAEYRKAPEVTRQRLYLDTMQEVFSNTSKVLVTGNKNGQSNLLYLPLDKMIQNNPGNSGPVTGSAAAGNNTDVTPHVTDLPQSRTRETR; from the coding sequence ATGGCTTGGAATGAGCCGGGTGGCAACTCGAATAATCAGGATCCTTGGGGTGGCAAACGCCGCAATAACGGCGACCGCAAGGGGCCACCAGATCTCGACGAGGCCTTCCGAAAGCTGCAGGAAAGCCTGAACGGGTTGTTCGGTGGTGGTAAGAAACGTGGTGATGACGGCGGTGGTTCGGGCAAGAGCAGTGGCGGCTTCGGCGGTCTGCTCGGCATCGGCCTCGTCGTGCTGGCGGCCGTCTGGCTGTACAGCGCGGTCTACGTGGTCGACGAGCAGGAGCAAGCCGTGGTGCTGCGCTTCGGCAAGTACTACGAAACCGTTGGCCCGGGTCTGAACATCTACTTCCCGCCGATCGACAAGAAGTACATGGAAAACGTAACGCGTGAGCGTGCGTACACCAAGCAGGGCCAGATGCTGACCGAAGACGAGAACATCGTCGAAGTGCCGCTGACCGTGCAGTACAAGATCAGCAACCTGCAGGATTTCGTGCTGAACGTCGATCAGCCGGAAATCAGCCTGCAGCATGCGACCGACAGCGCCCTGCGCCACGTGGTGGGTTCTACCGCCATGGACCAGGTGCTGACCGAAGGTCGTGAATTGATGGCCAGCGAAATCAAGGAGCGTCTGCAACGTTTCCTCGATACCTATCGCACCGGTATCACCGTCACTCAGGTCAACGTACAGAGCGCAGCCGCACCGCGTGAAGTACAGGAAGCCTTCGATGACGTGATCCGCGCCCGTGAAGACGAGCAGCGTTCGCGCAACCAGGCTGAAACCTACGCCAACGGCGTCGTGCCGGAAGCCCGTGGTCAGGCCCAGCGCATCCTCGAAGATGCCAACGGCTACCGTGACGAAACGGTCTCGCGCGCCAAGGGTGAGGCCGACCGCTTCACCAAACTGGTCGCCGAGTATCGCAAGGCACCCGAAGTGACCCGCCAGCGTCTGTACCTCGACACCATGCAGGAAGTCTTCAGCAACACCAGCAAAGTACTCGTGACCGGCAACAAGAACGGCCAGAGCAACCTGTTGTACTTGCCGTTGGACAAAATGATTCAGAACAATCCAGGTAACAGTGGGCCTGTGACCGGTTCGGCCGCCGCCGGCAACAACACGGATGTCACGCCGCACGTCACTGACCTGCCGCAGTCGCGCACAAGGGAGACCCGCTGA
- the hflX gene encoding ribosome rescue GTPase HflX gives MFFERHGGGERVILVHLDGQDPEAREDPQEFQELANSAGAETVAFFNVPRHRPTAKFLIGSGKVEELRDLVKAEEADLVIFNHILTPSQERNLERVFECRVIDRTGLILDIFAQRARTHEGKLQVELAQLDHMSTRLVRGWTHLERQGGGIGMRGPGETQLETDRRLLRVRLRQIKGRLEKVRSQREQSRRGRSRADIPTVSLVGYTNAGKSTLFNNVTKSDVYAADQLFATLDPTLRRLDIDDLGPIVLADTVGFIRHLPHKLVEAFRSTLEESSNSDLLLHVIDAAEPDRMLQIEQVMVVLGEIGAQDLPILEVYNKLDLLEGVEPQIQRDENGKPQRVWLSARDGSGLELLEQAIAELLGSDLFIGTLRLPQRFARLRAQFFELGAVQKEEHDEEGISLLAVRLPRVELNRLVSREGLQPMEFIEQHTLQ, from the coding sequence TTGTTCTTTGAGCGCCACGGTGGTGGTGAACGGGTCATCCTCGTTCACTTGGATGGACAGGACCCTGAGGCGCGCGAAGATCCGCAGGAGTTTCAGGAACTGGCTAATTCGGCGGGCGCCGAGACCGTTGCGTTTTTTAACGTGCCGCGTCATCGGCCTACCGCCAAGTTCCTGATTGGCAGCGGCAAGGTCGAGGAGTTGCGCGACCTGGTCAAAGCCGAAGAAGCCGATCTGGTGATTTTCAATCACATCCTCACGCCCAGTCAGGAACGTAACCTCGAACGTGTTTTCGAGTGTCGCGTGATCGACCGTACCGGTCTGATTCTCGATATTTTCGCCCAGCGCGCCCGTACCCATGAAGGCAAGCTCCAGGTAGAACTGGCCCAGCTTGACCACATGAGCACGCGGCTGGTTCGTGGCTGGACTCACCTTGAGCGTCAGGGTGGTGGTATCGGTATGCGCGGCCCGGGTGAAACCCAGCTCGAAACCGACCGCCGTTTGCTGCGCGTGCGTCTGCGCCAGATCAAGGGCCGACTGGAGAAAGTGCGCAGCCAGCGCGAGCAATCGCGACGTGGCCGCTCCCGTGCGGATATCCCTACCGTGTCTCTGGTGGGCTATACCAACGCCGGTAAATCCACACTCTTCAACAACGTGACGAAGTCCGACGTGTACGCGGCTGACCAGTTGTTCGCCACGCTCGACCCGACCCTGCGCCGTCTTGATATTGACGACCTGGGGCCGATTGTCCTGGCCGACACGGTGGGATTCATTCGGCACTTGCCGCACAAGCTGGTCGAGGCATTTCGGTCTACGCTCGAAGAGTCGAGCAATTCCGACCTGCTGTTGCACGTGATCGATGCGGCCGAACCGGATCGCATGTTGCAGATTGAACAGGTGATGGTGGTGCTGGGCGAGATTGGCGCCCAGGACTTGCCGATCCTCGAGGTCTATAACAAACTCGATTTGCTTGAAGGCGTTGAGCCACAAATCCAGCGCGACGAAAACGGCAAGCCCCAGCGGGTCTGGCTGTCGGCGCGTGATGGTTCGGGTCTGGAGCTGCTTGAACAAGCGATTGCCGAGTTACTTGGCAGTGATTTGTTCATCGGTACCTTGCGCTTGCCGCAACGATTCGCCCGACTGCGTGCGCAGTTCTTCGAACTCGGTGCGGTGCAGAAAGAAGAACACGACGAAGAAGGCATCAGTTTGCTGGCCGTTCGTTTGCCCCGTGTCGAGTTGAATCGACTGGTAAGTCGCGAAGGATTGCAGCCGATGGAATTCATCGAGCAACACACTTTGCAATAA
- the hfq gene encoding RNA chaperone Hfq produces the protein MSKGHSLQDPYLNTLRKEKVGVSIYLVNGIKLQGTIESFDQFVILLKNTVSQMVYKHAISTVVPVRPIRLPSATESEAGDAEPGNA, from the coding sequence ATGTCAAAAGGGCATTCGCTACAAGACCCTTACTTGAATACTTTACGTAAAGAGAAAGTTGGGGTTTCCATCTACCTGGTCAACGGTATCAAACTGCAAGGCACGATCGAGTCGTTCGACCAGTTCGTGATCCTGCTGAAAAACACCGTAAGCCAGATGGTTTACAAACACGCTATCTCGACAGTAGTGCCAGTGCGTCCAATTCGTCTGCCTAGCGCAACCGAATCCGAAGCAGGTGACGCTGAGCCAGGTAACGCCTGA
- the miaA gene encoding tRNA (adenosine(37)-N6)-dimethylallyltransferase MiaA, with translation MNQLPPAIFLMGPTAAGKTDLAIELTKVLPCELISVDSALVYRGMDIGTAKPSKELLAEFPHRLIDILDPAEAYSAADFRRDALQAMAEITARGKIPLLVGGTMLYYKALVEGLADMPAADPEIRAQIEEEAARLGWQALHDQLAVIDPVSAARIHPNDPQRLSRALEVYRISGQSMTALRQQQSAQSTEAAASGLQQLPYTVANLAIAPANRQVLHERVKQRFTNMLEQGFIDEVVALRKRSDLHSGLPSIRAVGYRQVWDYLDGTLSLAEMQERGIIATRQLAKRQFTWLRSWEDLHWLDSLDCDNLPRALKYLGTISILS, from the coding sequence ATGAACCAGCTCCCTCCAGCGATTTTCCTGATGGGCCCGACCGCTGCGGGCAAGACCGACCTGGCCATCGAACTGACCAAAGTGCTGCCCTGCGAGCTGATCAGTGTCGATTCGGCGCTGGTCTATCGCGGCATGGACATCGGCACCGCCAAGCCTTCGAAAGAACTGCTGGCCGAATTTCCGCACCGTCTGATCGATATTCTCGATCCGGCCGAAGCCTATTCGGCTGCGGATTTCCGTCGCGATGCCTTGCAGGCCATGGCTGAAATCACCGCGCGCGGAAAAATTCCGCTGCTGGTCGGCGGCACAATGCTCTATTACAAGGCTTTGGTCGAAGGCCTGGCGGATATGCCAGCGGCCGATCCGGAGATCCGCGCGCAGATCGAAGAAGAAGCTGCACGCCTTGGCTGGCAGGCCTTGCACGATCAATTGGCGGTCATCGACCCGGTGTCGGCGGCGCGGATTCACCCGAACGATCCGCAACGCTTGAGTCGCGCGCTGGAAGTTTATCGAATCAGCGGTCAGAGCATGACTGCCCTGCGCCAGCAACAATCTGCGCAAAGTACTGAAGCAGCCGCTTCGGGACTGCAACAATTGCCCTATACTGTCGCGAACTTGGCCATTGCTCCGGCAAATCGGCAGGTACTGCACGAGCGCGTTAAACAAAGATTCACAAATATGTTGGAACAGGGATTCATCGACGAGGTCGTAGCCCTGCGTAAAAGAAGTGACCTGCATTCGGGGTTGCCGTCTATACGTGCGGTAGGCTACCGCCAAGTCTGGGATTACCTGGATGGCACGCTGTCGTTAGCTGAAATGCAGGAACGCGGCATCATTGCCACGCGTCAGTTGGCCAAACGCCAGTTCACCTGGCTGCGCAGCTGGGAAGATTTACACTGGCTGGACAGTCTTGATTGCGACAATCTGCCACGCGCCTTGAAATACCTTGGGACCATCTCCATATTGAGCTGA
- the mutL gene encoding DNA mismatch repair endonuclease MutL — protein MNAAARIELLSPRLANQIAAGEVVERPASVIKELLENSLDSGAKRIDVDVEQGGVKLLRVRDDGSGISADDLPLALARHATSKIRNLEDLEQVMSLGFRGEALASISSVARLTLTSRTRDADQAWQVETEGRDMAPRVQPAAHPVGTSVEVRDLFFNTPARRKFLKTEKTEFDHLQEVIKRLALARFDVAFHLRHNGKTILSLHEAHDDAARARRVAAICGSGFLEQALPIEIERNGLHLWGWVGLPTFNRSQADLQYFFVNGRAVRDKLVAHAVRQAYRDVLFNGRHPTFALFFEVDPAAVDVNVHPTKHEVRFRDGRMVHDFLYGTLHRALGDVRPEDQLAGSVTTAIVRPTGLDAGEFGPQGEMRLAANALLEQPQAQPAFNTTSGASAGGAYQYQYTPRPQSAMPPAAEAQAAYREFFAPLPEANANALPAGQEDIPPLGYALAQLKGIYILSENAQGLVLVDMHAAHERIMYERLKIAMASEGLSGQPLLVPESLAVSQREADCAEEHAAWFQRLGFELQRLGPETLAIRQIPALLKQAEANRLVGDVLSDLMEYGTSDRIQAHLNELLGTMACHGAIRANRRLALPEMNGLLRDMENTERSGQCNHGRPTWTQLGLDDLDKLFLRGR, from the coding sequence CTGAACGCTGCCGCGCGCATCGAACTGCTCAGCCCACGGCTGGCGAACCAGATCGCCGCCGGTGAGGTGGTCGAACGCCCGGCCTCGGTGATCAAGGAGTTGCTGGAAAACAGCCTCGACTCCGGTGCCAAGCGTATCGATGTCGACGTTGAGCAGGGCGGCGTCAAGCTGCTGCGCGTACGCGACGATGGCAGCGGTATTTCCGCCGATGACCTGCCGCTGGCGCTGGCCCGTCACGCCACCAGCAAGATCCGCAACCTCGAAGATCTTGAGCAGGTGATGAGCCTCGGTTTTCGCGGTGAGGCACTGGCGTCGATCAGTTCTGTGGCGCGCCTGACCCTGACCTCGCGCACCCGCGATGCCGATCAGGCCTGGCAAGTTGAAACCGAAGGCCGCGACATGGCACCTCGGGTACAACCGGCGGCGCACCCGGTCGGCACCTCGGTGGAAGTTCGCGACCTGTTCTTCAACACCCCGGCGCGGCGCAAATTTCTCAAGACCGAAAAAACCGAATTCGATCACCTGCAAGAAGTGATCAAACGTCTGGCGCTGGCGCGTTTCGACGTCGCGTTCCATCTGCGCCACAACGGCAAAACCATCCTCAGCCTGCACGAGGCCCACGATGATGCGGCTCGCGCCCGGCGTGTGGCGGCGATTTGCGGTTCGGGTTTCCTCGAGCAGGCGTTGCCGATCGAGATCGAGCGCAACGGTTTGCACCTGTGGGGCTGGGTCGGTTTGCCGACCTTCAACCGCAGCCAGGCGGATTTGCAGTATTTCTTCGTGAATGGCCGGGCGGTGCGCGACAAACTGGTCGCTCACGCCGTGCGTCAGGCCTATCGCGACGTGCTGTTCAACGGTCGTCATCCGACCTTTGCGCTTTTTTTTGAAGTGGATCCGGCAGCCGTCGACGTCAACGTGCATCCGACCAAACACGAAGTGCGCTTCCGTGACGGGCGCATGGTGCATGACTTCCTTTACGGCACGCTGCACCGCGCATTGGGCGATGTGCGTCCGGAAGATCAGTTGGCCGGCTCGGTGACCACTGCCATCGTCCGCCCGACCGGCCTTGATGCCGGTGAATTCGGTCCGCAAGGTGAAATGCGTCTGGCGGCCAACGCTTTGCTGGAACAGCCGCAGGCGCAACCGGCGTTCAATACCACGTCCGGCGCCAGTGCCGGTGGCGCTTATCAGTATCAATACACACCGCGTCCGCAATCGGCGATGCCGCCGGCTGCCGAGGCTCAGGCTGCGTATCGCGAGTTTTTCGCACCGCTGCCTGAGGCCAATGCCAATGCGCTGCCGGCCGGGCAGGAAGACATTCCCCCGCTCGGTTACGCACTGGCGCAGCTCAAGGGCATCTACATTCTGTCCGAGAATGCCCAAGGCCTGGTGCTGGTGGACATGCATGCCGCCCACGAGCGGATCATGTACGAACGCCTGAAAATCGCCATGGCCAGCGAAGGCTTGAGCGGCCAGCCGTTGCTGGTGCCGGAGTCGCTGGCGGTCAGTCAGCGCGAAGCCGATTGTGCTGAAGAGCACGCGGCATGGTTCCAGCGCCTGGGCTTCGAATTGCAGCGTCTGGGTCCGGAGACCTTGGCGATCCGTCAGATTCCGGCCTTGTTGAAGCAGGCTGAAGCCAACCGTCTGGTCGGCGACGTGCTGTCGGACCTGATGGAATACGGCACCAGCGACCGCATTCAAGCGCACCTCAACGAATTGCTCGGCACCATGGCCTGCCACGGCGCGATCCGCGCCAACCGGCGCTTGGCCCTGCCGGAAATGAACGGCCTGCTGCGTGACATGGAAAACACCGAGCGCAGCGGTCAATGCAACCATGGCCGACCGACCTGGACCCAACTGGGCCTGGACGATCTCGACAAACTGTTCCTGCGCGGTCGTTGA
- a CDS encoding N-acetylmuramoyl-L-alanine amidase, translating into MLMAVTVNAVADSKVNSVRLWRAPDNTRLVFDLSGPVQHSVFTLTAPDRLVIDINGATLGAPLNVPTANTPITAMRSAQRTPTDLRVVIDLKKAVTPKSFSLAPNAQYGNRLVVDLFDNPADAAPPPAPIPTPQVATLPAVPVTPTEPAIKLPPAPAGKRDIVVVIDAGHGGEDPGASGSRGQREKDVVLQIARELQRQVNGMKGFRAELTRTGDYFIPLRGRTEIARKKGADLFVSIHADAAPSAAAFGASVFALSDRGATSETARWLADSENRSDLIGGAGNVSLDDKDRMLAGVLLDLSMTASLTSSLNVGQKVLTNIGRVTPLHKQRVEQAGFMVLKSPDIPSILVETGFISNANEANKLSASSHQQALARSISSGVRQFFQQNPPPGTYIAWLRDSGKIAQGPRDHRVGPGETLAMIGVRYQVSPATLRSANNLKSDELKVGQHLTIPGTELASKE; encoded by the coding sequence ATGTTGATGGCAGTAACCGTCAACGCTGTGGCCGATTCAAAGGTCAACAGCGTGCGCCTGTGGCGGGCGCCGGATAACACGCGACTGGTCTTCGACCTCAGCGGCCCGGTGCAGCACAGCGTTTTTACCCTGACCGCTCCGGATCGGCTGGTGATCGACATCAATGGTGCCACCCTCGGTGCGCCACTGAATGTGCCGACCGCAAACACGCCGATCACTGCGATGCGCTCGGCCCAGCGTACGCCGACCGATCTGCGGGTGGTCATCGACCTGAAGAAAGCCGTCACCCCGAAAAGCTTCTCGCTGGCGCCTAATGCGCAGTACGGCAACCGTCTGGTGGTCGATCTGTTCGACAACCCGGCCGACGCCGCGCCGCCACCTGCGCCAATACCAACGCCACAGGTGGCAACCCTGCCGGCAGTCCCGGTGACGCCGACAGAACCTGCAATCAAGCTGCCGCCAGCCCCGGCCGGCAAGCGCGACATCGTCGTGGTGATCGACGCCGGCCACGGTGGCGAAGACCCGGGTGCGTCCGGCTCGCGCGGCCAGCGTGAGAAAGACGTGGTGTTGCAGATCGCCCGCGAATTGCAGCGTCAGGTCAACGGCATGAAAGGCTTCCGCGCCGAACTGACCCGTACTGGCGACTACTTCATTCCGTTGCGCGGCCGTACCGAAATTGCCCGCAAGAAGGGCGCCGACCTGTTCGTCTCGATCCACGCCGACGCCGCGCCATCTGCCGCAGCCTTCGGTGCATCGGTGTTTGCCCTGTCTGATCGTGGCGCCACTTCGGAGACCGCGCGTTGGCTGGCCGACAGCGAAAACCGTTCTGACTTGATCGGTGGTGCCGGCAACGTCAGCCTCGACGACAAGGACCGCATGCTCGCCGGCGTGCTGCTCGATCTGTCGATGACCGCGTCGTTGACCTCCAGCCTCAACGTCGGCCAGAAGGTCCTGACCAACATCGGTCGCGTTACGCCGCTGCACAAACAGCGCGTGGAACAGGCCGGGTTCATGGTGCTGAAGTCGCCGGATATTCCGTCGATCCTGGTCGAAACCGGGTTCATCTCCAACGCCAACGAAGCCAACAAGCTCTCGGCATCGAGCCACCAGCAAGCGCTGGCGCGTTCGATCAGCAGCGGCGTGCGTCAGTTCTTCCAGCAGAATCCGCCACCGGGCACCTACATCGCCTGGCTGCGTGATTCCGGCAAGATCGCCCAAGGCCCGCGCGATCACCGTGTCGGCCCGGGTGAAACGCTGGCGATGATCGGCGTGCGCTATCAGGTGTCGCCGGCCACATTGCGCAGTGCGAACAACCTGAAAAGCGATGAGTTGAAAGTCGGCCAGCACCTGACCATTCCTGGCACCGAACTGGCGTCCAAAGAATGA
- the tsaE gene encoding tRNA (adenosine(37)-N6)-threonylcarbamoyltransferase complex ATPase subunit type 1 TsaE, with protein MSEVTLYLADEQAMSDFGARIARVTQGHGLIFLEGNLGMGKTTLSRGIIRELGHVGAVKSPTFTLVEPYEIGDIRAFHFDLYRLVDPEELEFLGIRDYFDDDALCLIEWPDKGAGFLPKPDLTITISPQDSGRSLKILSQGSRGEAWCAALALESN; from the coding sequence GTGTCTGAAGTAACCCTGTACCTGGCCGATGAACAGGCGATGAGCGACTTTGGCGCACGGATCGCCCGCGTGACCCAGGGCCATGGCCTGATTTTCCTCGAAGGCAACCTGGGAATGGGCAAAACCACCCTGTCGCGGGGCATCATTCGCGAGTTGGGTCATGTTGGCGCGGTAAAAAGTCCGACCTTCACGTTGGTCGAGCCCTACGAAATCGGTGACATCCGCGCCTTCCACTTTGATCTGTATCGCTTGGTCGATCCGGAAGAACTGGAGTTTCTCGGCATCCGCGACTACTTCGACGACGATGCCCTGTGCCTGATCGAGTGGCCCGATAAAGGTGCAGGCTTTTTGCCAAAGCCCGACCTGACCATTACCATTAGCCCGCAAGACAGCGGGCGTTCGCTGAAAATTTTATCCCAGGGCTCGCGTGGCGAGGCCTGGTGTGCCGCTTTGGCATTGGAATCCAATTAA